CGGTCGACCGGTATATTCAGCAGCAGGTTGGCGTTGCGTCCAACGGAACCGTAGTAGATATCCAGCAGATGGGGCAGCGTTTTCACTTTATTGTCGGTGGAAGCGCTATAAAACCATCCCGGCCGGATCGACACGTCGGCTTCACCGGGCACCCAGTGCGTACCGTCTTCCTGCCCTTTGTTGAGGATCTGGGTAATACCGCCCATGCCAGGTTTGAAGTCCGCGCGGTTGAGCGTGCTCCAGTTGGTGGTGCCCGCATATCCTTCTTCGTTACCGATCCAGCGGCAGCCGGGGCCGGCGTCGCTGAAGAAGATGACGTTGGGATGGTATTTTTTCACCGTTCCCTCGAAGAGGTCCCAGTCGTACACTTGTTTTTTGCCGTTGGGGCCTTCGCCGTTGGCGCCGTCGAACCACTGTTCGAACACGTCACCGTATTTGGTGTGCACTTCCCGCAGCTGGTTGGCGAACACCTGGTTGTATTCCGGCGTGCCGTATGCGGGGTGGTTGCGGTCCCAGGGCGAAAGGTATACACCGAACAGCAGGCCGTATTCGCGGCAGGCGGCGGATAGTTCCGCCAGCACATCGCCTTTCCCGTTTTTCCAGGCACTCTCCCGCACGGTGTGCTTGCTGTATTCGCTGGGCCAGAGGCAGAAGCCGTCATGGTGCTTGGCCGTGATGATAATCCCTTTCATCCCCGCCAGCTTCGCCGTACGGGCCCATTGGCGCGCGTCCAGCTCGGAAGGGTTGAAGACTTTGGGATCCTCGTCGCCATGCCCCCATTCCTTATCCGTAAAGGTATTCGGACCGAAGTGGATGAACATGTAATATTCCAGCTGCTGCCATTTCACCTGCGCGGCCGACGGCAGCGCGCCCACCGGTTTGATCTCCGGTTGTGCCCATGCTTTGCTCCCGGCCAGCAGGAGTGCGAGAAGAATTACTTTTTTCATAGTTGCGTTTGTAGACGTGAGGATCGTAAAATACTAACCTGCCGCCCATTTATCGAACATTGTCAATATCCTGTGAATCAAAGTTAAAATACTATGAAAATCAGACTTCTGAAGTACCGTTCATCCCATAAAACGATGTTTTATTAACGCAAACCCGTCGATTTCAACCCCGAAACGGTGCTGGCTCCGATCTCATTGCTCCTTCCGTTCCCTTCAGCCATGAAATCCGCCGCTTCAGTCAGCACATCGCGCAACTCGAATACCATTGAAATTCCCGTAGGCAGGGCAGAGATTACATTTACATCTAATCTGACCCTGAAGGATAAAATATCAGCCAATTCGAAAGGACCATGCTTCCTGATAAATAATGCAATCACACATACCATACACTGGTACACGATTCATCGCTTCAATCAAAAAAAACGCAAATGAGAAAAAAGCTCAAAGGCATCCTATCACTCTTATGCCTGTTACTTCCGCTTGTTATGCAAGCACAAAATCAAACCGTTAAGGGAAGGGTCACGGATGTGACCGGAAATCCGCTCCCGGGAGCCAGCATCGCCGTGCAGAAAGGGCGTACCGGTGCCGTTACCAACGCCGAAGGCCGGTTCGAAATTAATGTGGCGCCCGGCACTAAACTCACCATCAACTTTACGGGTTACAAATCCGCCACCGTTATCGCCGACCCTTCCGCTCCGCTGCAGGTCGTGCTGGAAGATGACATCGCCAAGCTGGATGAAGTGATCGTGACCGGCCTGGCCACCACGGTAAAAAGAAGGAACGCCGCTAACTCGGTGGCCACCATTTCCGCCAAGGAACTGGCAGGCGCCGCGCCTGCCCAAACCTTCGACGCTGCTTTGAGCGGCAAGATCACCGGCGCAAACATCACGGCCAACTCCGGCGCGCCGGGTGGTGGCCTTTCCATCAAACTGCGCGGCGTATCGTCCATTTACGGTACCATACAGCCGTTGTTCGTGATTGATGGCGTGATCGTATCCAACCGAGCAACCTCCACGGGTATCAACGTGGTATCTCAGGCCGGCGGCCCTACCAATGCCACTTCCGGGCAGGATAACCCTGCTTCCCGTATCGCTGACCTCAACCCCAACGACATCGAGAACGTAGAAATCCTGAAAGGCGCCTCCGCTTCCGCCATCTATGGCTCCCAGGCATCTGCTGGTGTGGTGATCATCACCACCAAGAAAGGCCGTTCCGGTAAAACATCTTTTGCCGTTAACCAGGACCTCGGCGTGGCTACCGCCAGGAAACTGCTCGGTATGAAAAAAGACCTCACCGACGAAGATCTTGAGGCAAGAGACTGGGATATCCCTACCGTACGCGCAGCCCAGGCGAGCGGCAAGTTTTTCGATTATGAAAAAGAAGTATTTGGCGGGAAAGGATTTCTCCGCAATACGACTGTCAGCATGAACGGCGGCAGCGAAAAAACTACTTTCCACTTGTCGGCCGGCCTGAAAGACGAAGAAGGAATTGTAAGGAATACAGGGTACTCCAATGCCAATGTGCGTCTGAACCTCAACCACAAGGTTTCCGACCGCGTGAAATTTGGTTTCACCAGCGCTTACATGAACACCAATGCCGACCGCGGGCTGTTCGGCAACGAGAACTCCGGCAACACGGTAGGTTATGGCATCATCGCTACTTCGCCCTGGATCGATCTGCATCCTGACGCGAACGGTATTTATCCCAATCCCCGTAATGGTGCGAACATCCTTCAAACCATCGCGCATTCAGAAAACAGCGAAAAAGTAAACCGCGTGCTGACCGGCGGTACCGCTGAGTTCGTCTTACAGCAGTCCCCCACCTCCACTACCCGCCTGATGGGCCGTGCCGGCCTGGATTTCTATCATACCAAATCACTGGCGCTTTTCCCTGCCATGCTGCATTTCGAAGCAGTAACCGGCGGACGGAACATCCGTGGCAATACATATGAAATGAACACCAGCTGGGCAGGTTTCCTTGTTAACACGTTCACACCCGGCCAGGGGAACCTCACATTCACCACTACCGGCGGTATCACTCATGAGGCGGGTGACTACGACCAATTGCTGAATATTGCATCCCGTCTTGTTGGTGACGAAACCAGCCAGGGCCAGGCGGCTGCGATCCGCGTGACGCAGACCCGCAGTTCTTATCGTAACGACGGCCTCTTCTTCCAGGAAGAGCTCGCTTACAAGGAGTTCCTGAACTTTACGGTTGGCGCACGTTTCGACCGGTCCACCAACAACGGCGACTATAAAAAATTCAACATCTATCCGAAAGCGAACGCATCCTGGAACATCACCAAAATGGGCCAGTGGGACGGCGCGCTCGTTAACGACCTGAAATTCCGCATCGCCTATGGCGAGAGCAGCGGCTTCCCGACGTTCAACTCCCGCTTCACCAACATGGCGCCTTCCGTTATCGGCGGCCTTCCCGGATCTATCGTTAGCCTTTCTCTCGGAGATCCCAATATCAAATCCGAGCGTCAAACTGAATTGGAAGGTGGATTCGACCTGAGTTTGTTCAATGGAAAATTGAATTTCGAAGCCACCGTTTACAATAAAGTAATCAGGGACCTGCTGGTTGCGGCTGACTGGCCGGGCTCTACAGGCTTTAACAGCAGGTGGGTGAACGCCGGCGAGCTGCGCAACCGCGGCGTGGAGTTGAGCCTTCGCGCTACGCCTTTCAACAACCGCAATGTTCGTTGGAATACGACTGTCAACTACTGGCTGAACCGTTCTAAAGTCCTGAAGCTTAATGTTCCCGCATTTGACCAGGGCGACAGCTTCGGTGCCGGCCTCGGTACTATCTGGATCGAAGAAGGAAAATCTGCGACACAACTGGTTATCGAAGAAGCGGCAGGATTACGCGTACTGGGCGACATTGAACCGAGATTCCAGCTGAGCTGGTTCAACGATGTGAACTTCTTTAAAAACTGGACCTTCCGCGCCATGCTGCATTACAAAAAAGGCGGTGCCAACGTGAACCTCACCCGGTACCTGCGTGATGGCAGCGGACTTTCTTCCGACTTCAGCGACAAAAACGATAAAGGGGAATACCTGGCGGAAGCACGCGGAAACGACGTATCACAGTACACTGAAGATGCTACTTACCTCCGTCTTCGCGAAGTGGCGCTGTTCTATCAGCTTCCGGTTCGCCCGCGCGGTATCAGCAACATCCAGATCGGCGTATCCGCAAACAACTACTTCACACTGGCGAAATACAGCGGTTATGATCCGGAAGTTTCCAACTTCGGTTCCACTTTCGGCACCGGAATCGACGTAGCGCCGTATGCTGCGACCAAACGCCTGCAGTTCCACCTGTCCGTGAATTTTTAATCCGTTAAAGTAGCAGAAAATGAATCTGAAAATAGCAAGTACAATTATAGCCATAGCAGGATTAGGGATGTTGGCTTCCTGTAAGAACGAACCAATCGCCAATCCTAACGCGCCTTCGATGGAGGAGCTTATCAAAAATCCGACAATCAATCAGCTGAACAGCCTTGTAACCGGTACGGAAAGCAGTATGCGCACACGCATGGAAATCTACATCGATGTCGTGAGTACACTGGGCCGTGAATATTACCGCCATTCCGGCGCTGATCCCCGGTGGAGGCGCGCCATCCTGGGATCCGGCGCGGCCACCACGCTTCCCGCGGGCGGTTTCTATGCGACCATACCCTGGGACGCCCGCTACAATGTGGTAAAAAACTGCAACCTCCTGCTGCAAGGCGTAGATAAGTCAAAATTCCTCCCCAACGCCAATGCAAAAAACGGTTACATCGCTTTCGCCAATACCATTAAAGCTTACCAGATGCTGCTGGTGCTGACCGGCACGCATGACAATGGCATAAGGCTCGATGTTTCGGATCCCTTAAAACCGGGCCCGATCGTAAACCGCGCGACCGCGCTCGAGGGTATCGCCAAACTACTGGATGATGCGGATGCGCTGCTCGATGATGCAACATTCAGTTTCACATTGTCTGAAGGTTTTGCCGGATTCAACAATCCCGCTGGTTTCCGTCAATTTAACCGCGCTATCGCAGCACGCGTCGCGATTTATCGTGAACGCTGGGCAGAAGCGCTGACCTTCCTGCAGGGCAGTTTCATTTCACAGGCTGCGGGTGCTGACCTGTACCTCGGGCCCAAACATATCTTCTCGTTGGCCACCAACGACCAGACAAACCAATTGTTCCTGGAACCCGATAATACAGACGAGTTGCAGATGGCTCATCCGCTGTACATCACCGAAATCGAAGCCGGCGACGACCGGATCAATAAAGCGCGTCTGCGCCCGGGCGGGATTGCCATACCCACTTTGCCCGGCACACATGAAATGCGCATTTTCAACAGTCAGACGTCTCCGTTCTCAATTATCCGCAACGAAGAGCTGATCCTCATTTTCGCCGAAGCAAGTGCACAAAACAATGCGCTTCCCGCCGCTGCTGATGCTGTTAACCTCATCCGCACCCGGCATGGCCTGGCAGCACGGCTGGACCTGGATACGAAAGACAAGCTGATCGACGAAATCCTGAAACAGCGCCGCTACTCCCTTTGGGGCGAAGGCCACCGCTGGATCGACGTCCGCCGGTACAACAGGCTGAATACGCTGCCTATCGACCGTGTAGACGACGATATCTTCCCGCAATTACCTATCCCGCTTTCCGAGCAAGGTGTATAAGCAATTGCGATAAATCTTGAATAACCAGAAGGCTGCCACTGTGCAGCCTTCTGCCATAACCCCAGACATACAAATACCATCTCTCATGAAGCATTATCTACGGATTTTGCCCTGGCTCTTTTTACTGCTGTGCGGTATCAGGGGCGCAAGGGCCGCCACCCCAACGCTTCCTTCTTCCGGCATTACATTCAACACGGTGGAAGGCAATCATCTAGGTTTCTATTGGACGAGAGGCGATGGCGCGAAGCGCATCGTCATCGCGAAAGCCGGCGGGCCAGTACAGGCCAGGCCAGTGAATGGCAGAACGTACACGCCCAACCCGGCCTTCGGCCAGGGCGAAGCAGTAGGCGCCGGCGAATATGTAATCGGCTACGGCAACCTCAGCCAGCTGACCACCACCGGCCTTACTTCCGGCGTTACATATTATTTCGCCGTATTCGAGTTCAATGGTGACAACGCCACCACCGAGTACCTGACTACCGCCTTCATGACCGCCAACAAGGCTACGGAGAAACCGCCGGTGACACAGGTTTCAAACATCCAGATCAGCGACATCACCGGCAGCAAAGCCACAATAAAGTGGACGAACGGGAACGGCTATGGCCGACTGCTCGTAATGCGCGAAGGCAGTCCGGTGGATGCGCAGCCCACAGAATTCGTGAACTATAACGCCAACGCCAACTTCGGGGTGGGCGCCCAGATCGGCACCGGCAATTACGTCGTATACAACTGGTACAGCGGCAGCGCCACGCAAACGGTATATCGGCTCAAGAACGGCACCACCTATCATATAGCCGCATACGAATTCAACGGCTGGAACGGCCCCGCGTTTACGCGGCCCGCCGCCACGGCCACTTTCAACACGCCTTCCGAACCGTCCAAACCTCCCGGCGCCATGTATTCGGACTCGCGCGACACCCGGCAGTTCCGGATGCTGTTCCCCGCGGGCGATGGCACCCATCGCCTGGTGATCGGGAAAAAGGGTAGCCCTGTCACCTCCGTTCCTACAGACGGCACCGTATATACGGCCGATAGTGAATTTGGCAAGGGTACTCGCCTGGGTACCGATGAATTCGTCGTATATGCAGGAACAGAATGGCTGAAACTGATTACCGGTCTGGAACCCGGCACCACCTATCATTTCCGGACATTCGAATATAACGAAGCCAATACAACGGATTATCTCACCTCCGCTTTCAGCGAAGGCTCCGCCACCACCCTCACCACACCTACTGCAAGCCCCACAATCCTGCAGCTCTCCGACATCCGGGCGTTCCAGATGACTGCCAATTGGGATAAAGGAGACGGTAACAGCAGGATACTCATCGGCAAAGCAAATGGCCCAGTAGACATTACCCCTGAAGATTTTAAAGCTTATTCCGCCAGCGGTAATTTTGGCACCGGCGCGCAAATCGGGAACGGCAATTTTGTATTGTCAGAAGGCAATCAAACCCAGGTAACGATTTATCAGCTGACAGCGGGCGTCACCTATCACTTCGCTTTGCTGGAGGCCAACGGCTCCGTAGCCCCCATGTACCTGAAACCCGGCATCACCGCCAGCGCCACCACCAATCCAAAACCCACCACCCACCCGAACAGCCTGAGCATCGACAGCAGGATGATCAACTCGCTGCGGGTGTATTGCAATATGGGGAATGGCACGAAACTATTGGTTATCGGGAAGAAAGGTTCCCCCGTGACGGCAGTCCCCGTAGACAAGGAAATCTACACCGGCAGCTGGAAATTTGAAGACGGAGATGAGATCGCACCCGGCGAATTCGTGATCCATTCCGGCACCTGGAACGCGCCGACGGTAAATAACCTCGAACCCAACACCACCTATCACTTCCGCGTGATTAACTACAACGAAGTAAACGGCGAACCTTTCTACTACACTGCCGATCCGATGACAGACGGCAGCGGCAGCACCATCGATTACGCCCGGCCGCAGGCCAGCAACCTCACATTCCCGGAGATTCAACATACATCCGTCAAACTGAAATTTGACGCAGGCGGAGGCACGAGAAGGCTTGTAATCTATAAAGCCGGCGGGCCCGTGGACGCGAACCCCGCTAACGGTGCCGGATATGGCGCCGGATCAGCTTTAGGCAACGGCAATATCGTGGCGGGATATACGACGTCCGACGAGTTAACGGCCACAGGCCTTACCGCGGGTACCAATTACCACTTCGCGGTATATGAAATCACGCCCACGTATTACTTCTATACACCCGATCCGTTAAGAGGCCAGACCACCACCACGGGCGCCACGCAAACGATCACCTTCCCCGACTTCACTGCCAAAACATACGGCGACGCCGATTTCGACCTGCCGGCGCAGGCCAGTTCAGGATTGCCCATTTCGTATGACTTCAGCAGCAATTATGTGGAAGTCGTGAACGGCAAATTCCATATCATCCGGAGCGGAACCGTCACCGTTACGGCCCGCCAACCCGGCGATGCCATCTACGCACCGGCAACTCCCGTTTCGAAGGATCTGACCATCGCAAAAAAAGCGCTGACCATCCGCGCAGCAAATAAAACCATCGCCTTCGGCGACGATATCCCGGCGCTCACCGCCACTTATGACGGATTTGTGCTGGGAGAAACGGAAGCGGCATTGAGCAAGCTACCCACGCTGAGCACCGACGCGAAAAAAGGCGACCCCTCGGGCGACTATACCATCAATATCACCGGCGCCACCGCCACCAACTACGATATCACACACGCATCCGGCATCCTGACCATCCAGCCGCCGCCGCGCACACCGCAAACCATCAACTTCCCGCCGCTGGCAGACCTCCGTTACGGGATGGGCCACACCACACTGAACGCCCGCGCCACATCTAACCTGCCAATCGTTTACCAAAGTTCCAACACCGCCATCGCGCAGGTGGTAAACGGGCAGATCCAGATCGTGAAGGCCGGCACGGTAAAAATCACGGCGTATTGCCCTGGCGATCAGACCTGGGAAGATGCACCGCCCGTGGAAATTACCGTCAACATCAACAAAGCCGATCTCAGCATCATCGCAGACGATAAATCGATGACGCAGGGCGATGTGTTACCCGCGCTCACCCTGCGATTCGTTGGTTTCCAATACGGCGAACAGGAAAACGTGCTCACCGCGCAGCCGCGTATCACCACCACCGCCACGCGCAATTCCCTGCCGGGAGAATATGACATCACCATCACCGGCGCCACATCGCCGAACTACGCCATCACGTTCGTGAAAGGAACGATGACCGTATTGCCGCGGCCCAAACTGCAGCAAACCATCGACTTCCCGGCGATCACCGGCAAAACTTACGGCAACGCGCTATTCGCTCCCGGCGCCACCGCCACTTCAACACTCACCGTTGCCTACCACACAACAACGCCCACAGTCGTGGAAATCGTGAACGGAAGGGTGAAGATTGTAGGAACAGGTAACGCATCCGTAACCGCCAGCCAGGCAGGCAACAACGATTATGAAGCCGCGCCGGAAGTCACCAGGACCTTTGCCGTGCAGGGCGCTCCCCTCCAGGTAAAAGCGGACAATAAAACGAAAGTCGAAGGACAGGCGAACCCCACGCTGACAGTTACTTACACCGGCTTTGTGAACGGTGAAACGGTAAGCGTGCTCACCCAACGCGCCACACCTACCACCGCCGTTACCGAATCCACTCCGGCAGGTGAATACGACATCTTCCCCGGATCGGCAGCCGCCGCCAATTACACGATGAACTATGTGAACGGAAAGCTGACGGTAACGGCGAAGCCGCGCCAGGCGCAAACCATCACAT
Above is a genomic segment from Chitinophaga pollutisoli containing:
- a CDS encoding MBG domain-containing protein; this encodes MKHYLRILPWLFLLLCGIRGARAATPTLPSSGITFNTVEGNHLGFYWTRGDGAKRIVIAKAGGPVQARPVNGRTYTPNPAFGQGEAVGAGEYVIGYGNLSQLTTTGLTSGVTYYFAVFEFNGDNATTEYLTTAFMTANKATEKPPVTQVSNIQISDITGSKATIKWTNGNGYGRLLVMREGSPVDAQPTEFVNYNANANFGVGAQIGTGNYVVYNWYSGSATQTVYRLKNGTTYHIAAYEFNGWNGPAFTRPAATATFNTPSEPSKPPGAMYSDSRDTRQFRMLFPAGDGTHRLVIGKKGSPVTSVPTDGTVYTADSEFGKGTRLGTDEFVVYAGTEWLKLITGLEPGTTYHFRTFEYNEANTTDYLTSAFSEGSATTLTTPTASPTILQLSDIRAFQMTANWDKGDGNSRILIGKANGPVDITPEDFKAYSASGNFGTGAQIGNGNFVLSEGNQTQVTIYQLTAGVTYHFALLEANGSVAPMYLKPGITASATTNPKPTTHPNSLSIDSRMINSLRVYCNMGNGTKLLVIGKKGSPVTAVPVDKEIYTGSWKFEDGDEIAPGEFVIHSGTWNAPTVNNLEPNTTYHFRVINYNEVNGEPFYYTADPMTDGSGSTIDYARPQASNLTFPEIQHTSVKLKFDAGGGTRRLVIYKAGGPVDANPANGAGYGAGSALGNGNIVAGYTTSDELTATGLTAGTNYHFAVYEITPTYYFYTPDPLRGQTTTTGATQTITFPDFTAKTYGDADFDLPAQASSGLPISYDFSSNYVEVVNGKFHIIRSGTVTVTARQPGDAIYAPATPVSKDLTIAKKALTIRAANKTIAFGDDIPALTATYDGFVLGETEAALSKLPTLSTDAKKGDPSGDYTINITGATATNYDITHASGILTIQPPPRTPQTINFPPLADLRYGMGHTTLNARATSNLPIVYQSSNTAIAQVVNGQIQIVKAGTVKITAYCPGDQTWEDAPPVEITVNINKADLSIIADDKSMTQGDVLPALTLRFVGFQYGEQENVLTAQPRITTTATRNSLPGEYDITITGATSPNYAITFVKGTMTVLPRPKLQQTIDFPAITGKTYGNALFAPGATATSTLTVAYHTTTPTVVEIVNGRVKIVGTGNASVTASQAGNNDYEAAPEVTRTFAVQGAPLQVKADNKTKVEGQANPTLTVTYTGFVNGETVSVLTQRATPTTAVTESTPAGEYDIFPGSAAAANYTMNYVNGKLTVTAKPRQAQTITFPQPAAKTYGDGDFAGGAQASSGLEVRYTSLTPAVATIINGQIHILKAGTATIRAEQDGNNDYRPATAVSRNIVINKATLNAKPDDKSKVYRDPNPVFTIAYTGFVNGDDAADIQTPPVVNTRATATSDVGNYEIWLSGGTDENYQFSFREGKLDITPRSQTITFDALAGKQYGDADFALAGTAASGLAVTYVNETPDIITITGTQVRILKAGRASIRATQAGNNNWQAAAPVTRAFDISKAPLTVTADNKTRVEGTDNPAFTLRYTGFVNGDDAGDIQTQPLATTTATRNSQPGNYDITVAGGTADNYRFIYVKGTLTVTPAVQTKPQTITFPALAARTYGAADFAPGASASSNLAVTYASSNPDVASIVNGNIHIVGAGTTTITARQAGNNDWLAAAPVSRTFTVEKAWLTATAHNKTKEAGTPNPQFSLAITGFVLNEAAHVLTRDVTFTSPANEYSRPGKYPIIPGGGAAANYHFRYVNGILTVTPKITDNVKAWCSSRSTLQVRIFVMEAQRANIFLYTTSGQQVSPFFRQLNAGSNTIQIDVSNIPTGMYILHINGDKTKLSQNIAIN
- a CDS encoding SusC/RagA family TonB-linked outer membrane protein, with amino-acid sequence MQAQNQTVKGRVTDVTGNPLPGASIAVQKGRTGAVTNAEGRFEINVAPGTKLTINFTGYKSATVIADPSAPLQVVLEDDIAKLDEVIVTGLATTVKRRNAANSVATISAKELAGAAPAQTFDAALSGKITGANITANSGAPGGGLSIKLRGVSSIYGTIQPLFVIDGVIVSNRATSTGINVVSQAGGPTNATSGQDNPASRIADLNPNDIENVEILKGASASAIYGSQASAGVVIITTKKGRSGKTSFAVNQDLGVATARKLLGMKKDLTDEDLEARDWDIPTVRAAQASGKFFDYEKEVFGGKGFLRNTTVSMNGGSEKTTFHLSAGLKDEEGIVRNTGYSNANVRLNLNHKVSDRVKFGFTSAYMNTNADRGLFGNENSGNTVGYGIIATSPWIDLHPDANGIYPNPRNGANILQTIAHSENSEKVNRVLTGGTAEFVLQQSPTSTTRLMGRAGLDFYHTKSLALFPAMLHFEAVTGGRNIRGNTYEMNTSWAGFLVNTFTPGQGNLTFTTTGGITHEAGDYDQLLNIASRLVGDETSQGQAAAIRVTQTRSSYRNDGLFFQEELAYKEFLNFTVGARFDRSTNNGDYKKFNIYPKANASWNITKMGQWDGALVNDLKFRIAYGESSGFPTFNSRFTNMAPSVIGGLPGSIVSLSLGDPNIKSERQTELEGGFDLSLFNGKLNFEATVYNKVIRDLLVAADWPGSTGFNSRWVNAGELRNRGVELSLRATPFNNRNVRWNTTVNYWLNRSKVLKLNVPAFDQGDSFGAGLGTIWIEEGKSATQLVIEEAAGLRVLGDIEPRFQLSWFNDVNFFKNWTFRAMLHYKKGGANVNLTRYLRDGSGLSSDFSDKNDKGEYLAEARGNDVSQYTEDATYLRLREVALFYQLPVRPRGISNIQIGVSANNYFTLAKYSGYDPEVSNFGSTFGTGIDVAPYAATKRLQFHLSVNF
- a CDS encoding RagB/SusD family nutrient uptake outer membrane protein, producing the protein MLASCKNEPIANPNAPSMEELIKNPTINQLNSLVTGTESSMRTRMEIYIDVVSTLGREYYRHSGADPRWRRAILGSGAATTLPAGGFYATIPWDARYNVVKNCNLLLQGVDKSKFLPNANAKNGYIAFANTIKAYQMLLVLTGTHDNGIRLDVSDPLKPGPIVNRATALEGIAKLLDDADALLDDATFSFTLSEGFAGFNNPAGFRQFNRAIAARVAIYRERWAEALTFLQGSFISQAAGADLYLGPKHIFSLATNDQTNQLFLEPDNTDELQMAHPLYITEIEAGDDRINKARLRPGGIAIPTLPGTHEMRIFNSQTSPFSIIRNEELILIFAEASAQNNALPAAADAVNLIRTRHGLAARLDLDTKDKLIDEILKQRRYSLWGEGHRWIDVRRYNRLNTLPIDRVDDDIFPQLPIPLSEQGV